From the genome of Alosa alosa isolate M-15738 ecotype Scorff River chromosome 20, AALO_Geno_1.1, whole genome shotgun sequence, one region includes:
- the rcvrn3 gene encoding recoverin 3 — protein sequence MGNAKSGAVSKELLLDLKLTTKFSEAEITQWYENFQKQCPSGRITPAEFEAIYSRFFPESDAKSYSQHVFRSFDTNDDGTLDFREYIVALHMTSSGKMTLKLEWAFSLFDVDKNGFLTKSEVCEICQAIFKLIPKDKVADLPNDENTAEKRADKLWGFFKKDEKDRVAEGDFIDGVMANADAMRLIQYEPNK from the exons ATGGGTAATGCAAAGAGCGGAGCTGTGTCCAAGGAGCTTCTGCTGGACCTGAAGCTTACCACCAAGTTCAGTGAGGCCGAGATCACACAGTGGTACGAAAACTTCCAGAAGCAGTGTCCGAGCGGACGCATCACACCGGCCGAGTTTGAGGCCATTTACTCTCGATTCTTCCCGGAGAGCGACGCCAAGAGCTACTCCCAGCATGTCTTCCGCTCCTTCGATACCAATGACGATGGCACGCTGGACTTCAGAGAGTACATCGTGGCCCTACACATGACCTCGTCTGGCAAGATGACGCTGAAATTGGAGTGGGCCTTCTCACTGTTTGACGTGGACAAGAATGGATTTCTCACTAAGTCAGAAGTCTGTGAGATATGCCAG GCAATCTTCAAGCTGATTCCCAAAGACAAAGTCGCAGACCTCCCAAATGATGAAAACACTGCAGAAAAGAGGGCAGACAAACTCTGGGGATTCTTTAAAAAGGATGAAAAGG ACAGAGTTGCTGAGGGAGACTTTATCGATGGCGTAATGGCGAATGCTGATGCGATGCGGCTTATTCAGTATGAACCTAATAAGTAA
- the si:ch211-232m10.6 gene encoding germ cell-specific gene 1-like protein encodes MLEHMSRRSRSLLSLSLTSLALALSVLAFSTSYWCTGTHKVVKPPCLSPVKMKNCGQNNSQPYTTESPTVDPRKPVSNITLTSSQKEEQARIRARKMANAVHYIWETGEDKYMLRYFHTGFWLSCEKHNEGEVCRSFIELTPGETQGVLWLSMISEFAYIGLLAMGFLMMWVEVCCLCLSKEMYALKINAFAAMCTVLSGLMGMVAHMMYTTVFQMTVSMGPKDWRPQEWDYGWSFAMAWLSFSCCMAAAVFTLNSYTKTLIEIRHRQRIQLEEARAASHAPSYDEVITETDGGGGSMYSVNRLLHQAQQSTLMENIWPPHAALVMGPGGHMARGGMVLVGGCGTEGCEDCVREMDEMEDAQEEEYDDTTKKKKKKKERGKMISAEERRDETR; translated from the exons ATGTTGGAGCACATGTCTCGCCGGTCTCGCTCACTCCTGTCCCTCTCGCTGACCTCTCTGGCCCTGGCGTTGTCGGTGTTGGCCTTCTCTACCTCCTACTGGTGCACAGGGACGCACAAGGTGGTCAAGCCTCCGTGCCTGTCTCCCGTCAAGATGAAGAACTGTGGACAGAACAACAGCCAACCCTACACCACTG AAAGTCCTACAGTTGACCCACGCAAGCCTGTCTCCAACATCACGCTAACCTCAAGCCAGAAGGAGGAGCAGGCGCGAATACGGGCCAGGAAGATGGCCAACGCCGTGCACTACATCTGGGAGACGGGCGAGGACAAGTACATGTTGCGCTATTTCCACACCGGCTTCTGGCTCTCCTGCGAGAAACACAATGAAG GGGAGGTCTGTCGGAGTTTCATTGAGCTGACACCAGGAGAGACACAAG GTGTGCTGTGGCTTTCTATGATCTCTGAGTTTGCGTACATCGGACTGCTGGCCATGGGCTTCCTAATGATGTGGGTGGAGGTCTGCTGTCTCTGTCTCAGTAAGGAGATGTATGCCCTGAAGATCAACGcctttgcagccatgtgcaccgTCCTGTCAG GTTTGATGGGTATGGTGGCCCATATGATGTACACCACAGTGTTCCAGATGACCGTGAGCATGGGGCCTAAAGACTGGCGGCCACAGGAGTGGGACTACGGCTGGTCTTTTGC cATGGCCTGGCTGTCTTTCAGCTGTTGCATGGCCGCGGCTGTCTTCACGCTCAACTCCTACACCAAGACTTTGATCGAGATCCGGCACCGGCAGCGCATCCAATTGGAGGAGGCCCGCGCCGCAAGCCACGCCCCCTCCTACGATGAGGTCATTACAGAAACTGACGGTGGCGGCGGCAGCATGTACTCCGTCAACCGCCTGCTGCATCAGGCCCAGCAGAGCACGCTGATGGAGAATATTTGGCCCCCCCACGCCGCGCTGGTGATGGGCCCGGGGGGGCACATGGCCCGCGGGGGGATGGTGCTGGTCGGGGGGTGCGGGACGGAGGGATGCGAGGACTGCGTGAGGGAGATGGACGAGATGGAGGAcgcacaggaggaggagtacgACGACAcgacgaagaagaagaagaagaagaaggagagagggaagatgatCTCtgctgaggagagaagagatgagacgagatga